The Lysinibacillus irui sequence ATGATTTACATTTTTAGCAACCTTATCATCATGTGTGTAGCCTCTGCTCCATGGCAAATGAAAGCTTCTTGGATATTTCATTAACTTCGTCATATTTTCACTCCCTTTCCCTATTGTTTATTTGGCAAATTGATCTGCCTCACGGAAAAAATAAAGCCTTGTTAATAAATCACCATCTAATAAGTGATAAATTTGGCTTCCTCCTCGATCGCCCCCATACTGGATTAACATATGAAATTGCACTAAATGAACAACCTTTAACACAAAGTCCTTTTCAAAGCCTAACTCTAATAGAAAATGGCACACCAGTTGAGCAGATACGTTTTCATGTCCAAAATAGCCATAGCGTTGTTGTAATGGTTTATATTTTTTGCAAAATGGTTTACCGACATCATGAAACAATGCAGCTATTTGTAGAGCTAGTTTATCGCTTTCTAAATAATACTCATTGATATACGCATACACAAAATACGTATGCTGACATAATAAAAATTGATGGAATGAGTTTTCTTGATCGAATTGATAAATTTCTTTAAAAAGTGGAACTGATCGAAGTGTTTGAAAAAGTTCTTCATAAGTGGGCTGGCTTTGTAAGAGTGAAATAAATTGTTGTTGAGAAATATCATAAGGACCTGATTCATGTACAATATGCACTTCATCAAAACCTTCTCCTACTGTCGGGAATTCTAAATACTTTCTCATTTTCTCCATTACCATTAATGGGACATGCCGTTTCCGTTGCTGGTTTCTTTCTACACAGGTTACATAAGGTGTATCAAAATAATAACACTCCTTTTTAAAGGTACTTGGTAACTTTCGTAATGCAAATATCCTGCGCTCCCGTTCAATATTGGTTGCATCCACAATGACAGAAAACCCTTTTGCCACTAAGTTATTAAGACG is a genomic window containing:
- a CDS encoding AAA family ATPase, with translation MKVIFTVGLPGSGKSTFVKELAKRENAVILSSDAIRDELFGDATKQKSRVVFRTLYERLNNLVAKGFSVIVDATNIERERRIFALRKLPSTFKKECYYFDTPYVTCVERNQQRKRHVPLMVMEKMRKYLEFPTVGEGFDEVHIVHESGPYDISQQQFISLLQSQPTYEELFQTLRSVPLFKEIYQFDQENSFHQFLLCQHTYFVYAYINEYYLESDKLALQIAALFHDVGKPFCKKYKPLQQRYGYFGHENVSAQLVCHFLLELGFEKDFVLKVVHLVQFHMLIQYGGDRGGSQIYHLLDGDLLTRLYFFREADQFAK